Proteins encoded in a region of the Nonomuraea helvata genome:
- a CDS encoding molybdopterin-dependent oxidoreductase, which translates to MQRNSVAPAWAGALAGLVSGGVALGVAQLVAAFVGPETFPVVAVGDVTVDLSPAPVKEFAISAFGENDKTVLIGGVLVVLAAVAALIGVLALRRLAYGFAGLAAFGVIGAVAVLTRPGAGVLDLLPTLVGVAAGAWALSWLVRRATPDAGADAGGDAEASSSAAGAAVERPAVMRAGDDLRAFDRRRLLTGAAGGVVVAGAAAVLGRQLGGRQVVDAARVGVALPKPVTPAKPVPAGADLRINGLSSFITKNHDFYRVDTALIVPQVDPRDWKLRIHGMVDRPVELTYADLLAMPLTEADVTLTCVSNEVGGEYVGNARWLGARMAEVLRKAGLQSGADMLLSTSADGFTCGTPVDVVMDGRDALFAIAMNGEALPVEHGFPVRQVVPGLYGYVSATKWVVDLKVTRFDQDEAYWTPRGWAAKGPIKTQSRIDVPKSGASLKPGRTTIAGVAWAQHTGVDAVEVRVDGGEWRQARPAEVPGPDTWRQWSIDWDAAPGRHTIQVRATDAAGRTQTEQEAPPAPDGATGWHTITVQVAQA; encoded by the coding sequence GTGCAGCGTAATTCGGTGGCGCCCGCCTGGGCCGGGGCCCTCGCGGGGCTGGTGTCCGGTGGTGTGGCCCTTGGAGTGGCCCAGCTCGTGGCCGCGTTCGTCGGGCCGGAGACGTTTCCCGTCGTGGCCGTGGGGGATGTGACGGTCGATCTTTCGCCTGCTCCTGTGAAGGAGTTCGCGATCAGCGCGTTCGGCGAGAACGACAAGACGGTCCTGATCGGCGGCGTCCTGGTGGTGCTCGCCGCGGTCGCGGCGCTCATCGGGGTGCTGGCCCTGCGCCGGCTCGCCTACGGCTTCGCCGGGCTGGCCGCGTTCGGGGTGATCGGCGCCGTCGCGGTGCTCACCCGGCCTGGCGCCGGGGTCCTGGACCTGCTGCCGACCCTCGTGGGGGTGGCGGCGGGCGCGTGGGCGCTTTCCTGGCTGGTACGGCGCGCGACACCGGACGCCGGTGCCGATGCCGGCGGCGATGCCGAGGCATCTTCGTCAGCCGCCGGTGCGGCGGTGGAGCGGCCCGCCGTGATGCGGGCGGGGGATGACCTGCGGGCCTTCGACCGGCGGCGGCTGCTGACCGGCGCCGCCGGCGGAGTGGTGGTCGCCGGGGCGGCCGCCGTGCTGGGGAGGCAGCTCGGCGGGCGGCAGGTCGTGGATGCCGCGCGGGTGGGCGTGGCACTGCCCAAGCCGGTGACGCCCGCCAAGCCCGTCCCGGCGGGCGCCGACCTCCGCATCAACGGCCTGTCCTCGTTCATCACGAAAAATCACGACTTCTACCGGGTGGACACCGCGCTCATCGTCCCCCAGGTGGATCCCCGCGACTGGAAGCTGCGCATTCACGGCATGGTCGACCGGCCGGTGGAGCTCACGTACGCGGACCTGCTCGCCATGCCGCTCACCGAGGCGGACGTCACGCTCACCTGCGTCTCCAACGAGGTCGGCGGCGAGTACGTCGGGAACGCCCGCTGGCTCGGCGCCCGCATGGCTGAGGTGCTGCGCAAGGCCGGGCTCCAGTCCGGCGCCGACATGCTCCTGTCCACCTCGGCCGACGGCTTCACCTGCGGCACCCCGGTCGACGTGGTCATGGACGGCCGCGACGCGCTGTTCGCCATCGCGATGAACGGCGAGGCCCTGCCCGTGGAGCACGGCTTCCCCGTGCGGCAGGTGGTGCCCGGCCTGTACGGGTACGTGTCGGCCACCAAATGGGTCGTGGATCTCAAGGTGACCAGGTTCGACCAGGACGAGGCGTACTGGACGCCACGGGGTTGGGCGGCCAAGGGTCCCATCAAGACCCAGTCGCGGATCGACGTCCCCAAGTCGGGCGCCTCCCTGAAGCCGGGGCGCACCACGATCGCCGGAGTGGCCTGGGCGCAGCACACCGGGGTGGACGCCGTGGAGGTGCGGGTCGACGGCGGGGAGTGGCGGCAGGCGCGGCCGGCCGAGGTGCCCGGCCCCGACACCTGGCGGCAGTGGTCGATCGACTGGGACGCCGCACCCGGGCGGCACACGATCCAGGTACGGGCGACCGACGCGGCCGGGCGTACCCAGACCGAGCAGGAGGCCCCGCCCGCGCCCGACGGCGCGACCGGCTGGCACACCATCACGGTGCAGGTGGCCCAGGCCTGA
- the rdgB gene encoding RdgB/HAM1 family non-canonical purine NTP pyrophosphatase, whose product MKIVLATRNAGKIAELRRILADFDIVGLEEFPSIGEVAETGVTFEENALLKAHAVAQGSGLPAVADDSGLCVDVLGGMPGVFSARWSGRHGDDQANLDLLLAQVSDVPADRLTAHFACAAVLALPSGETRVVEGVLPGRLVSSPRGSNGFGYDPIFVPDGEERTTAEMSPEDKDAISHRGRAFRALSPLVRELLSS is encoded by the coding sequence ATGAAGATCGTGCTGGCCACCCGCAACGCGGGCAAGATCGCGGAGCTGCGCCGCATCCTGGCCGACTTCGACATCGTGGGCCTCGAGGAGTTCCCCTCGATCGGCGAGGTCGCCGAGACCGGCGTCACCTTCGAGGAGAACGCGCTGCTCAAGGCGCACGCCGTCGCCCAGGGGTCGGGTCTGCCCGCGGTCGCGGACGACTCGGGGCTCTGCGTCGACGTGCTCGGCGGCATGCCGGGCGTCTTCTCCGCCCGCTGGTCCGGGCGGCACGGCGACGACCAGGCCAACCTCGACCTGCTGCTCGCGCAGGTGTCCGACGTGCCTGCCGACAGGCTGACCGCCCACTTCGCCTGCGCCGCCGTGCTGGCGCTCCCGTCGGGGGAGACCCGCGTGGTGGAGGGCGTGCTGCCGGGCCGTCTCGTCAGCTCGCCCCGGGGGTCCAACGGGTTCGGGTACGACCCGATCTTCGTGCCCGACGGCGAGGAGCGCACGACGGCCGAGATGTCGCCGGAGGACAAGGACGCGATCAGCCACCGAGGGCGGGCCTTCCGCGCGCTGTCGCCGCTGGTGCGGGAGCTGCTCAGCTCGTAA
- the rph gene encoding ribonuclease PH codes for MSRQDGRNPDQLRTITITRHWLDHAEGSVLVEFGNTRVLCAASVQDSVPRWRRGSGQGWVTAEYAMLPRATNTRNDRESVRGKIGGRTHEISRLIGRSLRACVDYKALGENSILLDCDVLQADGGTRTAAITGAYVALADAVAWMRERRMCPGDPLIGSVAAVSVGVVGSVPMLDLCYTEDVAAETDMNVVMTGEGSFVEVQGTAEGAPFDRGALDQLLDLAVAGCEELTLIQHEALGS; via the coding sequence ATGTCCAGACAGGATGGCCGCAACCCTGACCAGCTACGCACGATCACCATCACCAGGCATTGGCTGGACCACGCCGAAGGTTCGGTGCTGGTCGAATTCGGCAACACGCGGGTGTTGTGCGCCGCCTCCGTCCAGGACAGTGTGCCCCGGTGGCGCAGAGGCAGCGGCCAGGGCTGGGTTACGGCCGAATATGCCATGTTGCCCCGGGCGACCAATACTCGCAACGATCGCGAATCGGTCCGCGGCAAAATCGGCGGCAGGACTCATGAGATTTCCCGGCTGATCGGGCGTTCGCTGCGGGCCTGCGTCGATTACAAGGCGCTGGGCGAAAACTCCATCCTGCTCGACTGCGACGTGCTGCAGGCCGACGGCGGCACCAGGACCGCCGCGATCACCGGCGCCTACGTCGCGCTCGCCGACGCGGTCGCGTGGATGCGCGAGCGCCGCATGTGCCCGGGCGACCCGCTGATCGGCTCGGTCGCGGCCGTCTCCGTCGGGGTGGTCGGCTCGGTGCCGATGCTCGACCTCTGCTACACCGAGGACGTGGCCGCCGAGACCGACATGAACGTCGTGATGACCGGAGAGGGCAGCTTCGTCGAGGTGCAGGGCACCGCCGAGGGCGCCCCGTTCGACCGCGGCGCGCTCGACCAGCTCCTCGACCTGGCCGTGGCCGGCTGCGAGGAGCTCACGCTGATCCAGCACGAGGCCCTGGGCTCATGA
- a CDS encoding MFS transporter translates to MTTGVLRNPDFLRFLSSHVADELGANISRVALPLVAVLTLHAGPAAVGALSALQTTAFLLIGLPAGVWVDRMRKRRVMMVTDLARFLLLGSIPLAAQLGLLSIGVMFAVALLAGASQVFNDVADQTYLPELVGTGQLSDGNSKLEVVRSGAFLAGPGIGGALVQLLGAPCTVVATALGSLGSVLFLGSVKVPDKPPAVAERTPLLRGIGEGLAYVWHDRLMRMFVASTAAVNLCVSAVLGLSVLFLADEVGLAPGVVGVLLMSGGIGGLIGGLSAGWLSRRYGIARTTWLAVSVASPFGLLLPLTQADWRAVCFAITSMALSWSATLMNVGQITYRQTVTPEHLLGRVNASVRFMVWGIMPLGALLGGLVAQQIGVRDALWVFMAGRLLAFLPLLFSPLPRMRDFGEVQSRS, encoded by the coding sequence ATGACAACGGGGGTGTTGCGAAACCCTGACTTCCTCCGGTTCCTCAGTTCGCATGTCGCGGACGAACTTGGGGCGAATATCTCACGTGTGGCACTCCCCCTGGTGGCCGTGCTCACGCTCCACGCCGGGCCGGCGGCGGTCGGCGCGCTGTCGGCGCTGCAGACGACGGCGTTCCTGCTCATCGGTCTGCCCGCGGGGGTATGGGTCGACAGGATGCGCAAGCGCCGCGTGATGATGGTCACCGACCTGGCGAGGTTCCTGCTGCTCGGCAGCATACCGCTGGCGGCCCAGCTGGGGCTGCTGTCGATCGGCGTGATGTTCGCGGTCGCCCTGCTGGCGGGCGCGAGCCAGGTCTTCAACGACGTGGCCGACCAGACGTACCTGCCGGAGCTGGTCGGCACCGGGCAGCTCAGCGACGGCAACTCGAAGCTGGAGGTCGTCCGCTCCGGCGCGTTCCTGGCGGGGCCGGGCATCGGGGGCGCGCTGGTGCAGCTGCTCGGTGCGCCGTGCACGGTGGTCGCCACCGCGCTCGGCTCGCTCGGCTCGGTGCTCTTCCTCGGCTCGGTCAAGGTGCCCGACAAGCCCCCCGCCGTCGCCGAGCGCACCCCGTTGCTGCGCGGCATCGGCGAAGGTCTCGCGTACGTGTGGCACGACCGGCTGATGCGCATGTTCGTGGCCTCCACGGCGGCCGTCAACCTGTGCGTCAGCGCCGTGCTCGGCCTGTCGGTCTTATTCCTCGCCGACGAGGTCGGGCTCGCGCCCGGCGTCGTCGGCGTGCTGCTCATGTCGGGCGGCATCGGTGGCCTGATCGGCGGCCTGAGCGCCGGCTGGCTGTCCAGGCGGTACGGCATCGCCAGGACGACGTGGCTGGCCGTCAGCGTGGCCTCGCCCTTCGGCCTGCTGCTGCCGCTGACACAGGCCGACTGGCGGGCGGTGTGCTTCGCCATCACTTCCATGGCGCTCTCTTGGAGCGCGACATTGATGAACGTGGGTCAGATCACCTACCGGCAGACCGTGACCCCCGAGCACCTGCTCGGCCGGGTCAACGCGTCGGTGCGGTTCATGGTCTGGGGCATCATGCCGCTGGGCGCGCTGCTCGGCGGCCTCGTCGCCCAGCAGATCGGCGTCCGGGACGCCCTGTGGGTCTTCATGGCGGGCAGGCTGCTGGCGTTTCTCCCGCTGCTGTTCTCGCCGCTCCCCCGAATGCGCGACTTCGGCGAGGTTCAGTCCAGGTCGTAG
- a CDS encoding thioesterase family protein: MTKFDEATQAIKVDDGVYDVCLDPGYAIGGPLNGGYLMAVMLRAAVDASPFEHPVSTTAQFLKAPIAGPAQVRIEPLKAGRTAAFARATLVQDGVAHIEGLITTATLNEAEPVFEAPAQDMPSRAECVRLPDPKPDSGMTLNAQMELLFDPPTIGWLKGEPTGRPESRAYFRMAEPQDPDPYVLALAVDALPPVVFSAGARGWAPTVELTWHLRALPAPGWLTLLGGGRLISDGWFDEEVEVRDSAGRLVAQSRQLARVGRG; encoded by the coding sequence CAAGGTCGATGACGGCGTGTACGACGTGTGCCTGGATCCCGGTTACGCGATCGGCGGCCCGCTCAACGGCGGCTACCTCATGGCCGTGATGCTCCGGGCCGCCGTGGACGCCTCGCCGTTCGAGCATCCGGTGAGCACGACCGCGCAGTTCCTGAAGGCGCCGATCGCCGGGCCCGCGCAGGTCCGGATCGAGCCGCTCAAAGCGGGCAGGACGGCCGCCTTCGCCAGGGCCACGCTCGTGCAGGACGGCGTGGCGCACATCGAGGGCCTGATCACGACTGCCACGCTGAACGAGGCCGAGCCGGTCTTCGAGGCGCCCGCCCAGGACATGCCGAGTCGTGCGGAGTGCGTCAGGCTTCCCGATCCCAAGCCCGATTCGGGCATGACCCTGAACGCCCAGATGGAGCTGCTCTTCGACCCGCCCACCATCGGCTGGCTGAAGGGCGAGCCGACCGGCAGGCCGGAGTCGCGGGCGTACTTCAGGATGGCCGAGCCCCAAGACCCGGACCCGTACGTGCTGGCGCTGGCCGTGGACGCGCTGCCGCCCGTGGTGTTCTCCGCGGGCGCACGGGGCTGGGCGCCGACCGTGGAGCTGACCTGGCACCTGCGCGCGCTGCCCGCGCCCGGCTGGCTCACGCTGCTCGGCGGCGGCCGGCTCATCTCGGACGGCTGGTTCGACGAGGAGGTCGAGGTACGCGACTCCGCCGGCCGCCTCGTCGCCCAGTCGCGCCAGCTGGCCCGGGTCGGAAGAGGCTGA
- a CDS encoding MBL fold metallo-hydrolase produces the protein MKVTIVGCSGSFPGPDSPASCYLVEADGFRMLLDLGSGSLGALQRHIGVYDVDAICLTHLHADHCLDMCGYHVARTYGPAAPYPLVPVYAPADAPRRLSAAYGMPDEPGMETAFEFVPLAPGSFEIGPFTLTAGLVNHPVEAYGFRVSDGTRSVVYSGDTGESAELVKLAAGADLMLCEASFVEGPDLPPDLHLTGRQAAEHADRAEVGRLVLTHLVPWNDQSTVLEQAMGGGFAGPVELARCGAVYDLD, from the coding sequence ATGAAGGTGACCATCGTCGGGTGCTCGGGCAGCTTCCCCGGCCCCGACAGCCCCGCATCCTGCTACCTCGTCGAGGCGGACGGGTTCAGGATGCTGCTCGACCTCGGCAGCGGATCGCTCGGCGCGCTCCAACGCCACATCGGAGTGTACGACGTGGACGCGATCTGCCTGACCCACCTGCACGCCGACCACTGTCTCGACATGTGCGGATACCACGTGGCCCGCACGTACGGGCCCGCGGCGCCGTACCCCCTGGTGCCCGTCTACGCGCCCGCCGACGCGCCGCGCCGGCTCTCGGCCGCGTACGGGATGCCGGACGAGCCGGGCATGGAGACCGCTTTCGAGTTCGTGCCGCTGGCGCCTGGCTCCTTCGAGATCGGGCCGTTCACGCTGACCGCGGGGCTGGTCAACCACCCGGTCGAGGCGTACGGCTTCCGCGTGTCCGACGGCACCAGGTCCGTGGTCTACTCCGGCGACACCGGCGAGTCCGCCGAACTGGTGAAGCTGGCCGCGGGCGCCGACCTGATGCTGTGCGAGGCGTCGTTCGTCGAGGGCCCCGACCTGCCTCCCGACCTGCACCTGACCGGCCGTCAGGCCGCCGAGCACGCCGACAGGGCCGAGGTCGGCCGGCTCGTGCTCACCCATCTCGTCCCGTGGAACGACCAGAGCACGGTGCTCGAGCAGGCGATGGGAGGGGGCTTCGCGGGCCCGGTCGAGCTGGCGCGCTGCGGCGCGGTCTACGACCTGGACTGA
- the murI gene encoding glutamate racemase, translated as MPDASIGIFDSGVGGLTVARAIIDQLPCESITYVADTARQPYGPKRIAEVRAYALEVMDHLVEQGVKMLVIACNSASAAVLRDARERYDVPVVEVIQPATRRAVRATRTGRVGVIATRATIDSMAYHDAFTAAPDVCLTGVAAPRLVEYVERGETMSDELIEVVREYLEPIRAAGCDTLILGCTHYPLLTGAISYVVGDGVTLVSSAEETAKDVYRILHDRDLAAGGEATPRHRFLATGDSLLFARHGRRFLGPEIDVVEVAPVGGTTSNGHSAARKEPT; from the coding sequence GTGCCGGACGCGAGTATTGGGATCTTCGACAGCGGGGTCGGCGGCCTGACGGTCGCCCGTGCGATCATCGACCAGTTGCCCTGCGAGTCCATTACGTACGTGGCCGACACGGCCCGCCAGCCGTACGGGCCGAAACGCATCGCGGAGGTCCGCGCCTACGCCCTGGAGGTGATGGACCACCTCGTCGAGCAGGGCGTCAAGATGCTCGTGATCGCGTGCAACAGCGCCAGCGCGGCCGTGCTGCGTGACGCGCGCGAGCGCTACGACGTGCCGGTCGTCGAGGTGATCCAGCCCGCCACCAGGCGCGCGGTGCGCGCCACCCGCACCGGCAGGGTCGGCGTGATCGCCACGAGGGCCACCATCGACTCCATGGCCTACCACGACGCCTTCACCGCGGCGCCCGACGTGTGCCTCACCGGCGTGGCCGCCCCGCGCCTGGTGGAGTACGTCGAACGAGGGGAGACGATGAGCGACGAGCTCATCGAGGTCGTGCGCGAATACCTGGAGCCCATCAGGGCCGCGGGATGCGACACCCTCATCCTGGGCTGCACCCACTACCCGCTGCTCACCGGCGCGATCTCCTACGTCGTGGGCGACGGGGTCACGCTGGTCTCCAGCGCCGAGGAGACGGCCAAGGACGTCTACCGGATCCTGCACGATCGCGATCTGGCGGCGGGAGGCGAGGCCACCCCCCGGCACCGCTTCCTCGCCACCGGCGACTCCCTGCTCTTCGCCCGGCACGGGCGGCGTTTCCTGGGCCCGGAGATCGACGTGGTCGAAGTCGCACCAGTGGGGGGTACTACCTCTAACGGCCACTCGGCCGCCCGGAAGGAGCCCACATGA